The Saccharopolyspora gloriosae genome window below encodes:
- a CDS encoding mannitol dehydrogenase family protein, which yields MRLHRDAEPAPVRAVHCGLGAFHRAHQAVCTAADPEWGIAAYTFRSTELPAELNAQGGLYSLLVRGEDVRTIGSISRAHAGAERERWLSDLAAPEVAVVTLTVTEAAYRVPREGEDSAISRLVDGLRARFRAAAAPITLVPCDNVPDNGAALRSVLRAAVAGQDAAFAAWVEAGVSIASTVVDRITPATTPADVRAVHELTGVRDAVPVVTEPYAEWLLAGDFPGGRPSWERAGARFVDSVDDYQRRKLWLLNGAHSLLAYAGLGRGRSSVREAMDDAVLAGLVESWWDTAARHLPLPAAELDEYRSALRRRFAAPAIEHRLRQIAVDGSQKIPVRILPVLHRERGAGRLPEAAVAVLAAWIAHLRGGDVRDPRSADLVPAARSGARAVLTALDADLASDDELIAAINAEVPSAVGDEP from the coding sequence GTGCGCCTGCACCGGGACGCCGAACCCGCCCCCGTCCGCGCCGTGCACTGCGGTCTCGGCGCGTTCCACCGCGCGCACCAGGCCGTGTGCACGGCCGCCGACCCGGAGTGGGGCATCGCCGCCTACACGTTCCGCAGCACCGAGCTCCCCGCGGAGCTCAACGCGCAGGGCGGGCTGTACTCGCTGCTGGTGCGCGGTGAGGACGTGCGCACCATCGGCTCGATCAGCCGGGCGCACGCGGGTGCCGAGCGGGAGCGGTGGCTCTCCGACCTCGCCGCGCCGGAGGTCGCGGTGGTCACGCTCACCGTGACCGAGGCGGCCTACCGGGTACCGCGGGAGGGGGAGGATTCCGCGATCTCCCGGCTGGTTGACGGGTTGCGCGCGCGGTTCCGCGCCGCCGCCGCGCCGATCACGTTGGTGCCCTGCGACAACGTGCCGGACAACGGAGCGGCGCTGCGCTCGGTGCTGCGGGCGGCGGTGGCGGGGCAGGACGCGGCGTTCGCGGCGTGGGTCGAGGCCGGGGTGTCGATCGCGAGCACCGTGGTGGACCGGATCACGCCCGCCACGACGCCCGCCGACGTGCGGGCCGTGCACGAGCTGACCGGTGTCCGGGACGCGGTGCCGGTGGTGACCGAGCCGTACGCGGAGTGGCTGCTGGCGGGCGATTTCCCCGGTGGCCGGCCTAGCTGGGAGCGGGCGGGCGCGCGGTTCGTCGACTCCGTCGACGACTACCAGCGGCGCAAGTTGTGGCTGCTCAACGGCGCGCACAGCCTGCTCGCCTACGCCGGGCTCGGGCGTGGCCGGAGCTCGGTGCGGGAGGCGATGGACGACGCGGTGCTCGCCGGGCTGGTCGAGTCGTGGTGGGACACCGCCGCGCGGCACCTGCCGCTGCCCGCGGCGGAACTCGACGAGTACCGGTCCGCGTTGCGGCGGCGCTTCGCGGCCCCCGCCATCGAGCACCGGCTGCGGCAGATCGCCGTCGACGGTTCGCAGAAGATCCCTGTGCGCATCCTGCCGGTCCTGCACCGCGAACGCGGCGCCGGTCGGCTGCCGGAAGCCGCGGTGGCGGTGCTCGCCGCGTGGATCGCGCACCTCCGCGGCGGTGACGTCCGCGATCCGAGGTCCGCGGACCTGGTACCGGCGGCGCGTTCCGGTGCCCGCGCGGTGCTCACGGCCCTCGACGCGGACCTGGCCTCGGACGACGAGCTGATCGCGGCGATCAACGCCGAGGTCCCGAGCGCCGTCGGCGACGAGCCCTAG
- a CDS encoding zinc-binding dehydrogenase, producing MKAVPALTEHPSSADLPTTMRAARFDAATRELAIRQVPVPLPGPGEVLVRVAACGICQSDLSQLDGHIAPRLPEITPGHEAAGVVAALGEGVRNRQVGDRVVLAAGKECGDCSECRTGGGTDRCEDLQVMAFHYDGAWAEYVLTAAVSLVDVPRSVPLEHAAVLADAVSTPYGAIDTAELRAAESVGIWGLGGLGTHLVQLARICGASPIIALDPLASARERALELGADFALDPAAADTAARIKEITAGRGLRAAFDCVGRSTTFAQADAALGHRGRLVLIGISPDQLAVGREIHFVRNRHSVIGHTGYRMRHLEDLVELTDRGRLDVSGSVTAVLPLDEVAEGVRRLRDHDGDPIRILLAP from the coding sequence ATGAAAGCTGTCCCGGCGCTCACCGAACACCCGTCGTCCGCTGACCTCCCCACCACGATGCGCGCGGCCCGGTTCGACGCGGCGACCCGCGAGCTCGCGATCCGCCAGGTGCCCGTTCCGCTGCCGGGGCCGGGTGAAGTGCTGGTGCGAGTGGCCGCATGCGGAATCTGCCAGTCCGACCTGAGCCAGCTCGACGGTCACATCGCACCCCGGCTGCCCGAGATCACACCAGGGCACGAAGCCGCCGGCGTGGTCGCCGCGCTCGGCGAAGGAGTGCGCAACCGGCAGGTGGGCGACCGGGTGGTGCTCGCCGCCGGGAAGGAGTGCGGCGACTGCTCGGAGTGCCGGACCGGTGGCGGCACCGACCGGTGCGAAGACCTCCAGGTGATGGCGTTCCACTACGACGGCGCTTGGGCCGAATACGTGCTGACCGCTGCCGTCTCCCTCGTTGACGTCCCCCGGTCGGTGCCGCTGGAGCACGCGGCCGTGCTCGCCGACGCCGTGTCCACCCCGTACGGAGCCATCGACACCGCGGAGCTGCGCGCGGCGGAATCGGTGGGGATCTGGGGTTTGGGCGGGCTGGGCACGCACCTCGTGCAGCTGGCCCGGATCTGCGGCGCCTCGCCGATCATCGCCCTGGACCCGTTGGCGTCGGCGCGGGAGCGCGCGCTCGAGCTGGGAGCGGATTTCGCGCTGGACCCGGCCGCCGCGGACACGGCCGCTCGGATCAAGGAGATCACCGCCGGGCGGGGGCTGCGCGCGGCGTTCGACTGCGTCGGGCGCAGCACCACGTTCGCGCAGGCCGATGCCGCGCTGGGGCATCGCGGCAGGCTCGTGCTGATCGGGATCTCGCCGGATCAGCTCGCGGTCGGTCGTGAGATCCACTTCGTGCGCAACCGGCACAGCGTGATCGGCCACACCGGCTACCGGATGCGGCACCTGGAGGACCTGGTGGAGCTGACCGATCGCGGCCGGCTCGACGTGTCGGGGTCGGTCACCGCCGTGCTGCCGCTCGACGAGGTGGCCGAGGGCGTCCGCAGGCTCCGCGACCACGACGGCGACCCGATCCGCATCCTGCTGGCGCCGTGA
- a CDS encoding acetoacetate decarboxylase family protein — MTAQSASKVQMSEEGVAPADARPEFTFEEAKGDLRRRQNPKADKYKNAKFLSATVPINREAADHVLPAGVKMDESSTATLFVVDYPWTNFNSTYHEAALFLNVKHGPFRAAHCPWIVVDDDTALIGGRDTLGFPKKIAEIEWSEQDDGVETVVRRRGVELIRMSGKFGEEVDSVPPIFNQPFRNVIGTVGLSVPRLVTFSTVDHPLEQRSADVDLTVGGSYTDPLDTLISGPPLNAHYRRVNMRVGKLPLPVGLVSPTFLLRMHPMRDS, encoded by the coding sequence GTGACCGCTCAGAGCGCGAGCAAGGTGCAGATGTCCGAGGAAGGGGTGGCGCCCGCCGACGCCCGTCCCGAATTCACCTTCGAGGAGGCCAAGGGCGACCTGCGCCGCAGGCAGAACCCCAAGGCCGACAAGTACAAGAACGCGAAGTTCCTCTCCGCCACGGTGCCGATCAACCGCGAAGCCGCCGACCACGTGCTGCCCGCCGGCGTGAAGATGGACGAGTCCAGCACCGCGACGCTGTTCGTCGTCGACTACCCCTGGACGAACTTCAACAGCACCTACCACGAGGCCGCGCTGTTCCTGAACGTCAAGCACGGTCCGTTCCGCGCCGCGCACTGCCCGTGGATCGTGGTGGACGACGACACCGCGCTCATCGGGGGCAGGGACACCCTGGGCTTCCCGAAGAAGATCGCCGAGATCGAGTGGTCCGAGCAGGACGACGGCGTTGAGACCGTGGTCCGCCGCCGCGGCGTCGAGCTGATCCGGATGAGCGGCAAGTTCGGCGAGGAGGTCGACTCGGTCCCGCCGATCTTCAACCAGCCGTTCCGCAACGTGATCGGCACCGTCGGGCTCTCCGTGCCCCGGCTGGTCACCTTCAGCACCGTCGACCACCCGCTGGAACAGCGCAGCGCCGACGTCGACCTCACCGTCGGCGGCTCGTACACCGACCCGCTGGACACCCTCATCTCCGGCCCGCCGCTGAATGCGCACTACCGCCGGGTGAACATGAGGGTGGGCAAGTTGCCGCTGCCGGTGGGCCTGGTGTCGCCGACCTTCCTGCTGCGCATGCACCCGATGCGGGACAGCTGA
- a CDS encoding substrate-binding domain-containing protein has product MGEGRPTIYDVARRCGVAASTVSRAFSNPSRVNAATRTRIRAAAVEIGYEPRPLARAEAPGRSRTLMLVVTDIANPYYAAMIKAVQSRAIERHYALALTDSDESPQVEAGNLRHLLANSTGGILATSRLADDAVRQLARHRPLVMVNRVIDGLPSLVVDTAGGMRTAVRHLAAFGHRRIAYLSGPRNSWINGQRWTAVHEEAAALGVQSVYLGPHPPTREGGRDAAEAFVLDGATAAIAYNDLVAIGAMQRVRDVGLRVPVDRSIVGCDDIFGADLVGLTTIAGPAGQVGGAAVDLVHAELTGAATWSRTFDAHLVVRDSTGPAPATDGN; this is encoded by the coding sequence GTGGGTGAGGGTCGGCCGACGATCTACGACGTGGCGCGGCGCTGCGGTGTCGCCGCGTCGACCGTGTCCCGTGCGTTCAGCAATCCGTCGCGGGTCAACGCCGCCACCCGCACCCGGATCCGGGCCGCGGCGGTGGAGATCGGTTACGAGCCGCGCCCGCTGGCCAGGGCCGAAGCCCCGGGCCGGTCGCGCACGTTGATGCTGGTGGTCACCGACATCGCCAACCCCTACTACGCCGCGATGATCAAGGCCGTGCAGTCCCGCGCCATCGAGCGGCACTACGCGCTGGCGCTCACCGACAGCGATGAGTCGCCGCAGGTGGAGGCGGGGAATCTGCGGCACCTGCTGGCGAATTCGACCGGCGGCATCCTCGCCACGTCCCGGTTGGCCGACGACGCGGTGCGGCAGCTGGCGCGGCACCGCCCGCTGGTGATGGTGAACCGCGTGATCGACGGCCTGCCGAGCCTGGTGGTGGACACGGCGGGCGGGATGCGCACGGCGGTGCGCCACCTCGCGGCGTTCGGGCACCGCCGCATCGCGTACCTGTCGGGTCCGCGCAATTCGTGGATCAACGGCCAGCGGTGGACAGCGGTGCACGAGGAGGCCGCGGCCTTGGGCGTGCAGTCGGTGTACCTCGGGCCGCATCCGCCGACCAGGGAAGGCGGGCGGGACGCGGCGGAAGCGTTCGTGCTGGACGGGGCGACCGCTGCCATCGCCTACAACGACCTCGTCGCCATCGGAGCGATGCAGCGGGTGCGGGACGTGGGGCTGCGGGTGCCGGTGGATCGCAGCATCGTCGGGTGCGACGACATCTTCGGCGCCGACCTGGTCGGGCTGACGACGATCGCCGGGCCCGCCGGGCAGGTCGGCGGCGCCGCGGTCGACCTGGTGCACGCGGAGCTGACCGGCGCCGCGACCTGGTCGCGGACGTTCGACGCGCACCTCGTTGTCCGCGATTCGACCGGACCGGCACCGGCAACCGATGGCAACTAG
- a CDS encoding MFS transporter gives MHRTTRVTVALLFAAWTVDYVDRLIINVALPSIGETFGLDHGERGLVVSAFFLTYALMQIPGGLLADRYGGVRMAALALLLWSVFTGLTAFAWSFTALLAVRLCFGAAQGLFPGASVSALSARSVPEQRLTANGWMQSSNAIGALLAAVVGSALLSVWDWRIAFLAVAGLGLLVFVAVVRWMPEPLSPDLTGPRRVAGGTRRVLRSPAIWAFAVMFFAYDVVSWGISTWTTSYLVERHGLPIGAAGMVVVGPTLLGAIGIVVGGRLSDRFGGRPRRVVVPSMIAVGVLLFLLPRMPSVPLFVACVTLLGGVAGLAYLPCFSVPLRSLPAALSGAAAGVILFGGQLAGVLSPSVFGYVVEHAGYTTAFTALLVGPAVAIAVVLGVPQTTEHFLRRFDGQPVRDSAVSPG, from the coding sequence GTGCACCGAACGACCCGCGTGACCGTCGCGCTGCTGTTCGCGGCCTGGACCGTGGACTACGTCGACCGGCTCATCATCAACGTCGCGCTGCCGTCCATCGGCGAGACCTTCGGCCTCGACCACGGCGAACGCGGACTGGTCGTCTCGGCGTTCTTCCTCACCTACGCGCTGATGCAGATCCCCGGCGGACTGCTCGCCGATCGCTACGGCGGAGTGCGGATGGCCGCGCTGGCGCTGCTGCTGTGGTCGGTGTTCACCGGACTCACCGCCTTCGCGTGGTCGTTCACCGCGCTGCTGGCCGTGCGGTTGTGCTTCGGAGCCGCGCAAGGCCTGTTCCCCGGAGCCTCGGTGAGCGCGCTGAGCGCCCGCAGCGTTCCTGAACAACGGCTCACGGCCAACGGCTGGATGCAGAGCTCCAACGCCATCGGCGCGCTGCTGGCCGCCGTGGTGGGCTCGGCGCTGCTGTCCGTGTGGGACTGGCGGATCGCGTTCCTCGCGGTGGCAGGGCTCGGCCTGCTGGTGTTCGTGGCCGTGGTGCGGTGGATGCCGGAGCCGCTGTCGCCGGACCTGACCGGGCCGCGCCGGGTCGCGGGCGGCACGAGGCGGGTGCTGCGTTCGCCCGCGATCTGGGCCTTCGCGGTGATGTTCTTCGCCTACGACGTCGTGAGCTGGGGGATCAGCACCTGGACCACCTCCTACCTGGTGGAACGCCACGGGCTGCCGATCGGTGCGGCCGGGATGGTCGTCGTCGGTCCGACGCTGCTCGGCGCGATCGGGATCGTGGTCGGCGGCCGGCTGTCGGACCGGTTCGGTGGACGTCCGCGGCGGGTGGTCGTGCCCAGCATGATCGCGGTCGGCGTCCTGCTGTTCCTGCTGCCGCGGATGCCCTCGGTGCCGCTGTTCGTGGCCTGCGTGACGTTGCTCGGGGGTGTGGCCGGGCTGGCCTACCTGCCGTGCTTCTCGGTTCCGCTGCGCAGCCTGCCCGCGGCGCTGAGCGGAGCCGCCGCCGGAGTGATCCTCTTCGGCGGGCAGCTCGCCGGGGTGCTCAGCCCCAGCGTCTTCGGCTACGTCGTCGAGCACGCCGGCTACACCACGGCGTTCACCGCACTGCTCGTCGGGCCTGCCGTCGCCATCGCGGTCGTGCTGGGAGTGCCGCAGACCACCGAGCACTTCCTGCGCCGCTTCGACGGGCAACCGGTGCGCGACAGCGCGGTTTCGCCCGGCTGA
- a CDS encoding metal-sensitive transcriptional regulator — MHGYTQDKDEYAKRLRRIEGQVRGLAKMIEDDKYCIDVLTQISATTKALQSVALGLLDEHLKHCVTEALAEGGDAADEKVAEAGAAIARLVRS, encoded by the coding sequence ATGCACGGATACACACAGGACAAGGACGAGTACGCGAAGCGGCTGCGCCGCATCGAAGGACAGGTCCGCGGCCTCGCCAAGATGATCGAGGACGACAAGTACTGCATCGACGTGCTCACCCAGATCAGCGCCACCACCAAGGCGCTCCAGTCGGTCGCGTTGGGACTGCTCGACGAGCACCTCAAGCACTGCGTCACCGAGGCGCTCGCCGAAGGCGGTGACGCCGCCGACGAGAAGGTGGCCGAGGCCGGCGCCGCGATCGCCCGGCTGGTGCGCTCCTGA
- a CDS encoding TetR family transcriptional regulator, with protein sequence MTGAKGEKPERAQHLPLAVRKELVLDAALRVSLRDGDAVSMDAVAAEAGVAKTVLYRCWSNRDTMLQALDQRESSRLAEQLTTALDAAQAESDPARALHGVLVAYFAAVRDSPDSYRLLYGTRVRADRAQAVQGSRSRAITRLTPVLRGWLDGSDSLPGSERRANALAALAVGAAESGARLLLDPESDWSPEELADSVRTLFAGGVPAFDD encoded by the coding sequence GTGACCGGTGCCAAGGGGGAGAAGCCGGAGCGCGCGCAGCACCTGCCGCTCGCGGTCCGCAAGGAACTCGTGCTCGACGCGGCACTGCGGGTGTCGCTGCGCGACGGGGACGCCGTGTCCATGGACGCCGTGGCCGCCGAGGCGGGTGTGGCGAAGACCGTGCTGTACCGGTGCTGGAGCAACCGCGACACGATGCTGCAGGCGCTGGACCAGCGGGAGAGCAGTCGGCTCGCCGAGCAGCTGACGACCGCGCTGGACGCCGCGCAGGCGGAGTCCGACCCGGCGCGCGCCTTGCACGGAGTTCTCGTGGCGTACTTCGCCGCGGTCCGCGACTCCCCGGACAGCTATCGGTTGCTGTACGGGACGCGGGTGCGGGCGGACCGCGCGCAGGCCGTGCAGGGCTCGAGGTCCCGCGCGATCACCCGGCTCACCCCGGTGCTGCGCGGTTGGCTGGACGGCTCCGATTCCCTCCCCGGCAGTGAGCGCCGCGCGAACGCCCTGGCCGCGCTGGCGGTCGGCGCGGCCGAGTCCGGCGCCCGGTTGCTGCTCGACCCCGAATCCGACTGGAGCCCCGAGGAGCTCGCCGACTCGGTGCGCACCCTGTTCGCCGGCGGCGTTCCCGCCTTCGACGACTGA
- a CDS encoding heavy-metal-associated domain-containing protein, translated as MSQSTYTVTGMTCGHCVSSVTEEISELSGVSDVAVDLATGAVTVTSTEPLPENAVRGAVEEAGYQLVNA; from the coding sequence ATGAGCCAGTCGACCTACACCGTGACCGGGATGACCTGCGGCCACTGCGTGAGCTCGGTGACCGAGGAGATCAGCGAGCTCTCCGGCGTCTCCGACGTCGCCGTGGACCTCGCGACCGGCGCGGTGACCGTGACCAGCACCGAACCGCTGCCCGAGAACGCGGTGCGCGGTGCGGTCGAGGAGGCCGGCTACCAGCTGGTGAACGCGTAG
- a CDS encoding heavy metal translocating P-type ATPase, whose amino-acid sequence MSTGASTAPGATGQQVELIIGGMTCVSCANRVERKLGKLDGVTATVNYATEKAAVSYPAELDPQRLIDQVEAAGYTAAVPAPPDEDTSPDDAEQDTTTALRDRLITTAALSIPVIVLAMVPALQFTYWQWISLTLAAPVVVMGGAPFHRAAWTNLRHGAFTMDTLVSLGTLAAFLWSLYALLFGTAGMPGMTHDFDFSTGSGSGSGSIYLEVAAGVTMFILAGRYFEARSKRRAGAALRALLELGAKDVAVLRDGREQRIPTDQLAVGDRFVVRPGEKIATDGIVDEGGSAIDTSMVTGESVPVEVGPGDSVVGATVNAGGRLIVRATRIGSDTQLAQMARLVEEAQTGKAAVQRLVDRISAVFVPIVIVLAVATLVGWLLAGGGADTAFTAAVAVLIIACPCALGLATPTALLVGTGRGAQLGVLIKGPEVLESTRRIDTVVLDKTGTVTTGQMSLVGVHLADGTDEMQALRLAGAAEHASEHPIARAIALGAAQRVGELPVAAEFGNVEGLGVRATVEGHQVSIGRIFDGALPDALHEAKSTAERAGHTAVVLAWDDAARAVLEIADTVKPTSAEAIRRLRGLGLRPVLLTGDNETVARTVAAEVGIDEVIAEVLPQDKAAVITRLQGEGRAVAMVGDGINDAAALARADLGLAMGTGTDVAIEASDITLVRGDLRAAVDAVRLSRRTLRTIKGNLFWAFAYNVAAIPLAAAGMLNPMIAGAAMGISSAFVVANSLRLRRFHPTTPA is encoded by the coding sequence ATGAGCACTGGAGCATCGACTGCACCGGGCGCCACCGGACAGCAGGTCGAGCTGATCATCGGAGGCATGACCTGCGTTTCGTGCGCGAATCGCGTGGAACGCAAGCTCGGCAAGCTCGACGGCGTGACCGCCACGGTCAACTACGCCACCGAGAAGGCCGCCGTCAGCTACCCCGCCGAGCTCGACCCTCAGCGGCTCATCGACCAGGTCGAAGCCGCCGGGTACACCGCCGCGGTCCCCGCACCCCCGGATGAGGACACCTCCCCGGACGACGCGGAGCAGGACACGACCACCGCGCTGCGCGACCGGTTGATCACCACCGCCGCGCTGTCCATACCGGTGATCGTGCTGGCCATGGTGCCCGCACTGCAGTTCACGTACTGGCAGTGGATTTCGCTGACGCTGGCCGCTCCCGTCGTCGTCATGGGCGGTGCGCCGTTCCACCGCGCGGCGTGGACGAACCTGCGCCACGGCGCGTTCACCATGGACACCCTGGTCTCGCTCGGCACGCTCGCCGCGTTCCTGTGGTCGCTGTACGCACTGCTGTTCGGCACCGCCGGCATGCCCGGCATGACCCACGACTTCGACTTCAGCACCGGCTCCGGCAGCGGCTCCGGGTCGATCTACCTGGAAGTGGCCGCCGGCGTCACGATGTTCATCCTCGCCGGCCGGTACTTCGAAGCCCGATCGAAGCGGCGCGCCGGCGCGGCGCTGCGCGCGCTGCTGGAACTCGGCGCGAAGGACGTCGCGGTGCTGCGCGACGGCCGGGAACAACGCATCCCCACGGACCAGCTGGCCGTGGGCGACCGGTTCGTGGTCCGCCCCGGCGAGAAGATCGCCACCGACGGCATCGTCGACGAGGGCGGTTCGGCGATCGACACCAGCATGGTCACCGGTGAATCCGTTCCCGTCGAAGTGGGTCCCGGCGACTCCGTTGTCGGCGCCACCGTCAACGCGGGCGGACGACTGATCGTGCGCGCCACCCGCATCGGCTCCGACACCCAGCTCGCGCAGATGGCGCGGCTCGTCGAAGAAGCGCAAACCGGCAAGGCGGCGGTGCAGCGCCTCGTCGATCGGATCTCCGCGGTGTTCGTCCCGATCGTCATCGTTCTCGCCGTGGCCACCTTGGTGGGGTGGCTGCTGGCCGGCGGCGGCGCGGACACCGCGTTCACCGCGGCCGTCGCGGTGCTCATCATCGCCTGCCCCTGCGCCCTCGGACTCGCGACCCCGACCGCACTGCTGGTCGGCACCGGCCGCGGCGCGCAACTCGGCGTGCTCATCAAAGGCCCCGAAGTCCTGGAATCGACGCGGCGCATCGACACGGTCGTGCTGGACAAGACGGGCACCGTCACCACCGGGCAGATGTCGCTGGTCGGCGTGCACCTCGCCGACGGCACCGACGAAATGCAGGCGCTGCGGCTGGCGGGTGCCGCCGAGCACGCCTCGGAGCACCCGATCGCGCGGGCCATCGCGCTCGGCGCGGCGCAACGGGTCGGCGAACTCCCCGTCGCGGCCGAATTCGGCAACGTGGAAGGGCTCGGGGTGCGCGCCACCGTCGAGGGCCACCAGGTCAGCATCGGCAGGATCTTCGACGGTGCGCTCCCGGACGCGCTGCACGAGGCGAAGAGCACCGCGGAACGCGCCGGGCACACCGCCGTCGTGCTGGCCTGGGACGACGCCGCGCGGGCCGTGCTCGAAATCGCCGACACCGTGAAACCGACCTCCGCCGAGGCGATCCGGCGGCTGCGCGGCCTCGGCCTGCGCCCGGTGCTGCTCACCGGCGACAACGAGACCGTGGCGCGCACCGTGGCCGCCGAAGTGGGCATCGACGAGGTCATCGCCGAGGTGCTGCCGCAGGACAAGGCCGCGGTCATCACCCGGCTCCAAGGCGAAGGACGTGCGGTCGCGATGGTCGGTGACGGCATCAACGACGCCGCCGCGTTGGCCCGAGCGGACCTGGGCCTGGCGATGGGCACCGGCACGGACGTGGCGATCGAAGCCTCCGACATCACGTTGGTCCGCGGCGACCTGCGGGCGGCGGTGGACGCGGTCCGCTTGTCCCGCCGCACCTTGCGGACCATCAAGGGCAACCTGTTCTGGGCGTTCGCCTACAACGTGGCCGCGATCCCGCTAGCCGCCGCAGGCATGCTCAACCCGATGATCGCCGGGGCGGCGATGGGCATCTCCAGCGCCTTCGTCGTCGCCAACAGCCTCCGCCTCCGCCGCTTCCACCCCACAACCCCCGCCTGA
- the uxaC gene encoding glucuronate isomerase, whose product MASGSTPLAPHPDRLLPSDPVQRPIARRLYAAVRDLPLISPHGHVDPELLAADRPFADPAALLVTPDHYVTRLLHAHGVALHECGLRGGPEEPAPPREVWRAFCSHWHLFLGTASRQWLESELHDVLGVAVQPSADTADALFDELTERLARPELRPRALFRSFGIEVLATTDDPADDLRHHRALAEDPSWQGRVVPTFRPDRYLDATRPDWPAALDRLAAVSGIDTGDYRGLVAALEARREFFRAHGATATDHGAPDPRMEFLPEQEASRLFAEVRAGRGDAALLSRQLLGEMARMSSEDGLVLALHTGSLRDHHPETFARYGPDTGHDIPTRAEFTESLRPMLRRFGTDPRFRTVLCTLDESVFSRELAPIAGFYPSVYLGAPWWFLDAPRAMRRFRDAVTETAGFHRTAGFIDDTRGFCSIPARHDTARRVDAGHLASLVAEHVLSEDDAARVLRDLNDRQPRTAFRL is encoded by the coding sequence ATGGCTAGTGGTTCCACTCCGCTCGCACCGCATCCGGATCGGCTGCTGCCCAGCGATCCGGTGCAGCGCCCCATCGCCCGGCGCCTCTACGCGGCGGTCCGCGACCTGCCGCTGATCAGCCCGCACGGGCACGTCGACCCCGAGCTGCTGGCCGCGGACCGGCCGTTCGCGGACCCGGCGGCGCTGCTGGTGACGCCCGATCACTACGTGACGCGGCTGCTGCACGCGCACGGCGTCGCGTTGCACGAGTGCGGTCTGCGCGGCGGGCCGGAGGAACCGGCGCCGCCGCGGGAGGTGTGGCGGGCGTTCTGCTCGCACTGGCACCTGTTCCTGGGCACGGCGTCCCGGCAGTGGCTGGAGTCGGAGCTGCACGACGTGCTGGGCGTGGCGGTGCAGCCGTCCGCGGACACCGCCGACGCGCTGTTCGACGAGCTCACCGAACGGTTGGCCCGGCCCGAGCTGCGGCCTCGCGCGCTGTTCCGGTCGTTCGGGATCGAGGTGCTCGCCACCACCGACGATCCGGCCGACGACCTGCGCCACCACCGCGCGCTCGCGGAGGATCCGAGCTGGCAGGGCCGGGTGGTGCCGACGTTCCGCCCGGACCGCTACCTCGACGCGACCCGACCGGACTGGCCGGCGGCGTTGGATCGGCTCGCGGCGGTCAGCGGCATCGACACCGGCGACTACCGCGGTCTGGTCGCGGCGTTGGAGGCGCGGCGGGAGTTCTTCCGCGCGCACGGCGCCACCGCGACCGATCACGGCGCCCCGGATCCGCGCATGGAGTTCCTGCCGGAGCAGGAGGCGTCCCGGCTGTTCGCCGAGGTGCGCGCAGGGCGCGGTGACGCGGCGCTGCTGTCGAGGCAGCTGCTCGGGGAGATGGCGCGGATGTCCAGCGAGGACGGCCTGGTGCTGGCGCTGCACACGGGGAGCCTGCGCGACCACCACCCGGAGACCTTCGCCCGCTACGGCCCGGACACGGGCCACGACATCCCGACGCGCGCCGAGTTCACGGAGTCGCTGCGCCCGATGCTGCGGCGGTTCGGCACCGATCCGCGGTTCCGGACGGTGCTGTGCACGCTGGACGAGTCGGTGTTCTCCCGGGAGCTCGCCCCCATCGCCGGGTTCTACCCGTCGGTGTACTTGGGTGCGCCGTGGTGGTTCCTGGACGCGCCGCGCGCGATGCGGCGGTTCCGGGACGCCGTCACCGAGACGGCCGGTTTTCACCGCACCGCCGGATTCATCGATGACACCAGGGGTTTCTGCTCCATCCCCGCTCGGCACGACACCGCGCGCCGGGTGGACGCCGGGCACTTGGCCTCGCTCGTCGCGGAACACGTGCTCAGCGAGGACGACGCCGCGCGGGTCTTGCGCGATCTCAACGACCGCCAGCCCCGCACCGCCTTCCGGTTGTGA